In Kazachstania africana CBS 2517 chromosome 11, complete genome, the DNA window GACGAAGAACCAAGCAATGAGGAACTACACTCTAGAGTGCACAGGAGGATATTGGAGTCAATGCAAACAACAGAAGACATACTGCCTCTGAAAAACCTATTATTCCATTTGGTGCGTAAAGTGTCTCCAACAAAGCCCATGTACTGTATCAGTTTCCAATTGCCAAAGAAATTAGCATACTCCGAGAGAGTTTGAGACCAAGAGGACAGTAACGGGCCGGTAAGCGCCCTCCTAAGAGGGGAACTTCAGTAAGTGCCCGCTCTCTCCTTTgtatattatcaaaaatccATATGATTCATATATCAAAGCATATACTATAAAACGTATTAACTCTGAACAGAGCCCTTCCATATGTTCCAAGCGGTACGTGAGTCAGGTGTAGACCTAACTGGCGTTACTCATACTCTTATCCCAAATCGCTGAACCACATCATCATCCTCTGAACCCCTCTCTCACCTTTCCCCGGAACAGCTTGTCCAAGGCCATCTTCATTATGACTAATGTTTTACCGTACGGGCTTCGCGCGATCGAGATATcgtcatttctttttcgaaCTTCGCCAAGATATTTTTATGATTCATAACTCTCGAGGTtccaaaaaagaaaaaacgATATATTTAAGAACGGGATTTAAACATTTCTATTAAGCTTAttcttattcttcttcttctttttttatctcATATCACCAAGGGGAGGTATACTGTTAGATTAACCATCTATCATctatttctctttttgaAACATCACAAAGCAtccatcttttttcttttatctgTGTAAGCAGAGGTTTAAAAGAAGCAAACCCAGCGATTATCCATTCCCACTTTTATCTTTATCCCTTTGTTTTTTCCCCATATTatccatttttattgtttgtAACTTTTTagaaaggaagaagaattttgttACTATTATATTGCTAGCTTAAAATGTTTTCTGTCGTTATTATTGGctttcattaatttgaaagCATATCAATACTAAAGGAAACTGTATCATATTGGATCGAAAAAGgaattattttctttcaatatcatttataATAGCATAAGAGAGGGAAttttattactattttattttttttcaaattaaaaCATGCATCAATTTACTCCATGCTCTAAAGAGCTCGCTTCTGTTCATAATGACAACATCTCTGTCAATCAGGACTTACAATCGCATTTTGCCTATCAAACACCACCATACGAGCTTAACAAGACGCGGTTATGTAATATCGATTCAAAGAAACGGCGGTGTGATAGCAAAAACTCATCTGCTGCATTAATGGATAATATTACATTTTTGTTATATGATTTGACATCAAGATTcgagaaatcaaaaattaataattctATTGACAAGATTAGAACATTCATTACCGAAGTTTTAAAGAGATCGAAATCAAACAAACATGTGGCCGTATTGGCCTCATTCTACTTCCAAAAATTACATGGTTTAAACTCCAAGGATATCCCTGAATTTGCTAAATGCCCAAAGAGAATTTTCTTAGTTTGTTTGATTTTGGCtcataaattttctaatgatGTTACTTTCTCGAACAAATCTTGGTCATTAATCAGTGGCCTAAAGTCTAAGGACTTATCGGTTATGGAAAGATTCTGTTTAAATCAACTGAATTACGACTTATTCATTAAACCTACTGTCTTAACTGATTGGGAAAATGAATTAACTAAGAGATCTATGAAAGCAGTTAATTCAA includes these proteins:
- the PCL5 gene encoding Pcl5p (similar to Saccharomyces cerevisiae PCL5 (YHR071W); ancestral locus Anc_5.347), whose protein sequence is MHQFTPCSKELASVHNDNISVNQDLQSHFAYQTPPYELNKTRLCNIDSKKRRCDSKNSSAALMDNITFLLYDLTSRFEKSKINNSIDKIRTFITEVLKRSKSNKHVAVLASFYFQKLHGLNSKDIPEFAKCPKRIFLVCLILAHKFSNDVTFSNKSWSLISGLKSKDLSVMERFCLNQLNYDLFIKPTVLTDWENELTKRSMKAVNSKRSYDEFSDNLSKLPNKKVCLIQT